The Burkholderia ambifaria AMMD genome has a segment encoding these proteins:
- a CDS encoding CYTH and CHAD domain-containing protein — protein MERELKLRVSVKDLDKLRRAPLLAQSSSAHAPQLLKSTYFDTSALAFHACGASLRVRAVGKQRIQTLKLEGSVQAGLFDRDEFEMPVDGDLPDLARLRNRLPADSDCGRLLRDVATAARIEPVFVTRIRRSVLPLRLPSGDEVEVALDKGTVEAESNSVPIAAVELELKRGRPESLYGVALELLEIVPLCIDRESKADLGYGLLVAEHRPPVKAQPLQLKKSDSIEDAFCQIARNCLDQVHANERGVESGHDPSCVHQMRVGLRRLRSALDLFAKVIPAYPGLDDELRWIAAELGAARDWEVLAGTTLDHAGTNGIPDEMHSVREACEHIAVENRQRAAAAVGSVRYTRLALQLASWLSRKGWRQEMSDEQRAAIMQPAKPFAADVLRRRHRKLIKRGKRLADLDDHRRHRARIAAKKVRYATEFFASLCRKRAVRSYVDALTALQDDLGWRNDAVVADKLLKALPDTSPDAAPGAGFARGFLAARAAADHQTLKKLWSRFKRLPPPH, from the coding sequence ATGGAACGGGAGTTGAAGCTACGGGTTTCCGTCAAGGATCTCGACAAGTTGCGACGCGCACCGTTGCTCGCGCAATCAAGCAGCGCCCACGCGCCTCAGCTGCTGAAGAGCACGTACTTCGATACATCCGCGCTGGCATTTCACGCGTGCGGCGCGTCTCTGCGGGTACGCGCGGTCGGCAAACAGCGAATTCAGACGTTGAAGCTGGAAGGATCGGTGCAGGCCGGCTTGTTTGACCGCGATGAGTTCGAGATGCCCGTCGATGGCGACCTCCCCGATCTGGCGCGGCTGCGGAATCGACTGCCCGCTGACAGCGACTGCGGCAGGCTGCTTCGCGACGTGGCCACGGCGGCCCGGATCGAGCCCGTATTCGTCACGCGAATCAGGCGTTCGGTTTTACCGCTGCGCTTGCCGTCCGGCGACGAAGTCGAGGTGGCGCTCGACAAAGGGACCGTGGAGGCGGAGTCGAATTCGGTGCCGATCGCCGCTGTCGAACTCGAGCTGAAACGGGGCCGCCCTGAAAGCCTGTACGGCGTCGCACTGGAATTGCTGGAGATCGTGCCGTTGTGCATCGATCGCGAGAGCAAGGCCGATCTCGGCTACGGACTGCTGGTGGCCGAGCACCGTCCACCCGTCAAGGCGCAACCGTTACAACTGAAGAAAAGCGATTCGATCGAAGACGCCTTCTGCCAAATCGCGCGCAACTGTCTGGATCAGGTCCACGCCAACGAGCGTGGCGTCGAGTCCGGCCACGATCCGTCGTGCGTCCATCAGATGCGTGTGGGGCTTCGCCGTTTGCGCTCGGCGCTCGACCTGTTCGCGAAAGTGATCCCCGCGTATCCCGGCCTCGACGACGAGCTGCGCTGGATCGCCGCCGAACTGGGCGCCGCGCGTGACTGGGAGGTGCTGGCGGGTACGACGCTCGACCATGCCGGTACGAACGGCATTCCGGACGAGATGCATTCGGTGCGCGAAGCGTGCGAGCACATTGCCGTCGAGAACCGGCAACGCGCGGCCGCGGCGGTCGGGTCGGTTCGCTACACGCGGCTCGCGTTGCAGCTCGCGTCATGGTTGAGCCGAAAGGGCTGGCGACAGGAGATGTCCGACGAACAGCGCGCCGCGATCATGCAGCCGGCCAAGCCGTTTGCCGCCGATGTTCTGCGTCGTCGGCACCGGAAACTGATCAAGCGCGGCAAGCGGCTGGCCGATCTGGACGATCACCGCCGCCACCGTGCCCGCATCGCGGCGAAGAAGGTTCGATACGCGACCGAATTCTTCGCGTCGCTGTGCCGCAAGCGGGCCGTCCGCTCGTATGTCGATGCGCTGACCGCGCTTCAGGACGATCTGGGCTGGCGTAACGATGCCGTTGTCGCGGACAAGCTTCTCAAGGCGCTGCCCGATACGTCGCCTGACGCCGCGCCGGGCGCGGGCTTCGCGCGCGGCTTTCTGGCCGCGCGCGCCGCGGCCGATCATCAGACCTTGAAGAAGCTGTGGAGCCGCTTCAAACGTCTGCCGCCACCGCACTGA
- a CDS encoding c-type cytochrome has translation MVAATACAIAIPAHADGAADATLARQHWVLNCMGCHTATGGGIPGKVPPLANSLGYFTHLPAGREYVMRVPGASNSALSDQDLADVLNWVLTTMNRDALPRDFKPYTAAEVAAHRRPAFSDVATVRAGLVRALQARGIDGVSERY, from the coding sequence ATGGTCGCGGCCACCGCGTGTGCGATCGCGATCCCCGCCCATGCCGACGGCGCGGCCGACGCGACGCTCGCGCGACAGCACTGGGTGCTCAACTGCATGGGCTGCCACACGGCGACGGGTGGCGGCATTCCGGGCAAGGTGCCGCCGCTTGCGAACTCGCTCGGTTATTTCACGCATCTGCCGGCGGGGCGCGAGTACGTGATGCGCGTGCCGGGTGCGTCGAATTCGGCGCTGTCGGACCAGGATCTCGCCGACGTGCTCAACTGGGTGCTCACGACGATGAACCGCGACGCGCTGCCGCGCGATTTCAAGCCTTATACGGCAGCCGAAGTCGCCGCGCATCGACGGCCGGCGTTTTCCGACGTCGCGACGGTGCGTGCCGGGCTGGTTCGCGCGCTGCAGGCGCGCGGGATCGACGGTGTGTCCGAACGATACTGA
- a CDS encoding c-type cytochrome — translation MKVKQAGKIVVACVAAVAGVALPGFAGAQQAVHYPAGKSLFDAQCAVCHQAGGKGQDGLAPPLTEYPGKYATADAGRAQLVATLLHGMFGEITVHDKRYNFKMPSFASASDDDIANVLNYVVFDLNDKHGDAKPFTAADIRAARAKEMDGTAVHAQRAVVTKGLGL, via the coding sequence ATGAAAGTGAAGCAAGCGGGAAAGATCGTTGTCGCGTGCGTGGCGGCTGTTGCGGGTGTTGCGCTGCCCGGTTTTGCCGGTGCGCAGCAGGCCGTCCATTACCCGGCGGGCAAGAGCCTGTTCGACGCGCAGTGCGCGGTGTGCCACCAGGCCGGCGGCAAGGGACAGGATGGCCTCGCGCCGCCGCTGACCGAGTATCCCGGCAAGTACGCGACGGCCGACGCGGGCCGCGCGCAACTCGTCGCGACGCTGTTGCACGGGATGTTCGGCGAGATCACGGTGCACGACAAGCGCTACAACTTCAAGATGCCGTCGTTCGCGAGCGCGAGCGATGACGATATCGCGAACGTGCTGAACTACGTCGTGTTCGATCTCAACGACAAGCATGGCGACGCGAAGCCGTTCACGGCGGCCGACATTCGCGCGGCGCGCGCGAAGGAGATGGACGGCACGGCCGTTCACGCGCAACGTGCGGTCGTGACGAAGGGGCTGGGGCTGTGA
- a CDS encoding methylamine dehydrogenase light chain, protein MGLFDSWFERSARGVAQHSSRRSAMAKLGKVLVGSAMLPLLPVDRTAYAADAASGASAASGAAASGASDDPTSCDYWKYCAIDGWLCSCCGGTSSSCPPGTTPSPITWIGTCRNPHDGSDYIVSYNDCCGKTSCGKCFCNRNEREKPLYKLSLNNDINWCMANGNSNYHCSVSVLLGAAKQ, encoded by the coding sequence ATGGGCCTGTTTGATTCATGGTTCGAACGATCGGCGCGCGGCGTCGCGCAGCACAGTTCGCGACGCAGCGCGATGGCGAAGCTCGGCAAGGTGCTGGTGGGCTCGGCGATGCTGCCGCTGCTGCCCGTCGATCGCACCGCGTATGCGGCCGATGCGGCATCGGGCGCGTCGGCAGCTTCCGGCGCCGCTGCGTCGGGCGCGAGCGACGATCCGACGAGCTGCGATTACTGGAAGTACTGCGCGATCGACGGCTGGCTGTGCAGTTGCTGCGGCGGCACGTCGAGCAGCTGCCCGCCGGGCACGACGCCGTCGCCGATCACGTGGATCGGAACGTGCCGAAATCCGCACGATGGTTCGGACTACATCGTGTCGTACAACGACTGCTGCGGCAAGACGTCGTGCGGCAAGTGCTTCTGCAACCGCAACGAGCGCGAGAAGCCGCTGTACAAGCTGTCGTTGAACAACGACATCAACTGGTGCATGGCGAACGGCAATTCGAATTACCACTGTTCGGTTTCGGTCCTGCTGGGGGCGGCAAAACAATGA
- the mauD gene encoding methylamine dehydrogenase accessory protein MauD: protein MMQTALTVSTALLWIAVLALGAICLALVRQIGILYERIMPAGALMIDKGPAVGAIAPTFELTDIRGSRIKVGGIDAAGKATLLFFLSPTCPVCKKLLPLLPSLQASESTPVNIVLASDGELDEHTRFAQKHGLARFPYVLSQELGLAYQIGKLPYAVLLDDTGTVRAKGLVNTREHLESLFEAKERGVASLQQFVHGDHDHGGHEEHAQHA, encoded by the coding sequence ATGATGCAAACCGCTCTCACCGTTTCCACCGCGTTGTTGTGGATCGCCGTCCTCGCGCTCGGCGCGATCTGCCTCGCGCTCGTGCGCCAGATCGGCATCCTGTACGAACGCATCATGCCGGCCGGCGCATTGATGATCGACAAGGGCCCGGCGGTCGGCGCGATCGCGCCGACGTTCGAGCTGACCGACATTCGCGGTTCGCGGATCAAGGTCGGCGGCATCGACGCGGCGGGCAAGGCGACGCTGCTGTTCTTCCTGTCGCCGACGTGCCCGGTCTGCAAGAAGCTGCTGCCGCTGTTGCCGTCGCTGCAGGCGAGCGAATCGACGCCGGTGAACATCGTGCTCGCGAGCGACGGCGAACTCGACGAACACACACGCTTCGCGCAGAAGCACGGCCTCGCGCGCTTCCCGTACGTGCTGTCGCAGGAGCTCGGCCTCGCGTATCAGATCGGCAAGCTACCGTACGCAGTGCTGCTCGACGACACCGGCACCGTGCGTGCGAAGGGGCTCGTCAACACGCGCGAGCATCTCGAGAGCCTGTTCGAAGCGAAGGAGCGGGGCGTCGCATCGCTACAGCAGTTCGTCCATGGCGATCACGACCACGGCGGTCACGAAGAACACGCGCAGCACGCGTGA
- a CDS encoding MauE/DoxX family redox-associated membrane protein, giving the protein MTLDPVLATSAQAGAAVVVLLGAFAKMRRPAAFRQALAGYRLLPDALSAPAAFAIPLAEAACAAALLFPDTRMIGALGLIALLLVFAAGMTINILRGHTDIDCGCSGFAAARADAPRGIGWLHVARVLLLVALAATALVEPGGRAIVWFDYLTLFSSVLLIVCALLTVDVLLANIPRLSHLRNS; this is encoded by the coding sequence ATGACGCTCGATCCCGTACTCGCCACCAGCGCGCAAGCCGGCGCGGCCGTCGTCGTGCTGCTCGGCGCGTTCGCGAAGATGCGCCGGCCCGCGGCGTTCCGGCAAGCGCTCGCCGGCTATCGCCTGCTGCCCGATGCGCTCAGCGCACCCGCGGCATTCGCGATTCCGCTCGCGGAAGCCGCCTGCGCCGCGGCGCTGCTGTTTCCCGATACGCGCATGATCGGCGCGCTCGGCCTGATCGCGTTGCTGCTCGTGTTCGCTGCCGGCATGACGATCAACATCCTGCGCGGCCACACCGACATCGACTGCGGGTGTTCCGGCTTTGCCGCCGCGCGCGCGGATGCGCCGCGCGGCATCGGCTGGCTGCATGTCGCGCGCGTGCTGCTGCTCGTCGCGCTGGCCGCGACCGCACTCGTCGAGCCGGGCGGCCGCGCGATCGTGTGGTTCGACTACCTGACGCTGTTCTCTTCCGTGCTGCTGATCGTATGCGCGCTGCTCACCGTCGACGTGCTGCTCGCCAACATCCCGCGCCTTTCACATCTGAGGAATTCATGA
- a CDS encoding amine dehydrogenase large subunit, which translates to MRARRRTAVCAATLAFAAAWAGSASATEKPEELVVQKMPSWHPHEVYVVDIAMPTMTDGRIYVYDADAKKLLGQIDGGFAPGLAISPDHKTSFIATTYFSRGSHGTRTDVVEMTDNTTLDHTGEIVIPAKHGQHVPSPYNTAFSADGKRLYVANITPAASVTVIDAVAKKVLSEIDTAACVLAYPSGNDRFTALCESGKALTVTLDANGKEVKRTMSDAFIDVDNDPAFINASRYNGGYLFTTYHGNVRSADFSGDKPAFGKPWSLLTDAERAEGWRPGGMQQTAVQVKQHRYYVLMHKGGDGTHKDPGTQVWVYDLKTKQRVARWDLAQQKVDPLVSIQVSEDDKPLFYGLTGTSDLVVMDARTGKRQHVEKQIGSTSTLLVNP; encoded by the coding sequence ATGAGAGCAAGGCGACGCACCGCGGTTTGCGCGGCGACGCTGGCGTTCGCGGCGGCGTGGGCCGGCAGCGCGAGCGCGACGGAAAAGCCCGAGGAACTCGTCGTGCAAAAGATGCCGTCGTGGCATCCGCATGAGGTGTACGTCGTCGACATCGCGATGCCGACGATGACCGACGGGCGCATCTACGTGTATGACGCCGACGCGAAGAAGCTGCTCGGCCAGATCGACGGCGGCTTCGCGCCCGGCCTCGCGATCTCGCCCGACCACAAGACGAGCTTCATCGCGACGACCTATTTCTCGCGCGGCTCGCACGGCACGCGCACCGACGTCGTCGAGATGACCGACAACACAACGCTCGATCACACTGGCGAGATCGTGATTCCGGCGAAGCATGGGCAGCACGTGCCGTCGCCGTACAACACGGCGTTCAGCGCGGACGGCAAGCGGCTGTACGTCGCGAACATCACGCCGGCCGCGTCGGTGACGGTGATCGACGCCGTGGCGAAGAAGGTGCTGTCGGAGATCGACACCGCGGCATGCGTGCTCGCGTATCCGTCGGGGAACGACCGCTTCACCGCGCTGTGCGAAAGCGGCAAGGCGCTGACCGTCACGCTCGATGCGAACGGCAAGGAGGTGAAGCGCACGATGTCCGATGCGTTCATCGACGTCGACAACGATCCGGCCTTCATCAACGCGTCGCGCTACAACGGTGGCTATCTGTTCACGACGTATCACGGCAACGTGCGCAGCGCCGATTTCAGCGGCGACAAGCCGGCGTTCGGCAAGCCGTGGTCGCTGCTGACCGACGCCGAGCGCGCCGAAGGCTGGCGCCCGGGCGGCATGCAGCAGACGGCCGTGCAGGTGAAGCAGCACCGCTACTACGTGCTGATGCACAAGGGCGGCGACGGCACGCACAAGGATCCGGGCACGCAGGTGTGGGTCTACGACCTGAAGACGAAACAGCGGGTCGCGCGCTGGGATCTCGCGCAGCAGAAGGTCGATCCGCTCGTGTCGATCCAGGTCAGCGAGGACGACAAGCCGTTGTTCTACGGGCTGACGGGCACGTCCGACCTCGTCGTGATGGACGCGCGCACCGGCAAGCGGCAGCACGTCGAGAAGCAGATCGGCAGTACGTCGACGCTGCTCGTGAACCCGTGA
- a CDS encoding helix-turn-helix domain-containing protein has product MRVFHQMFDDADRHAEALRGWDQRYDQIGSGSYRSAVKHAVLDGVQLFQETANVRIIQRGRLPPGHTVFGMPLTGSGNFAFGDARMERGTIVMARGGAPFELHSPDDMSLIGVVVDATLMQQIEDAADVRLDERALRRGVVDVPVTARERASVQLATLLERVLSAPDTFDAARAQSELRGEVGNVLVDLLTYRMPGPPNRLTHACHADIVRRVHDYVIEHPEAPVDILSLCTQLRVSRRTMQNSFQSVVQTGPLNYTRALRLAQVRRLLLDTRQSDLPISEAAARWGFIHLGHFANAYKAQFGELPSTTARRTVRGAKTR; this is encoded by the coding sequence GTGCGCGTGTTTCATCAGATGTTCGACGACGCAGACCGGCATGCCGAGGCGCTGCGCGGCTGGGATCAGCGTTACGACCAGATCGGCTCCGGTTCCTATCGCAGTGCGGTCAAGCACGCGGTGCTCGACGGCGTGCAGCTGTTCCAGGAAACGGCGAACGTGCGCATCATCCAGCGTGGGCGCCTGCCACCCGGTCACACGGTGTTCGGGATGCCGCTCACCGGCTCGGGCAACTTTGCATTCGGCGATGCGCGCATGGAGCGCGGCACGATCGTGATGGCGCGCGGCGGCGCGCCTTTCGAACTCCATTCACCGGACGACATGTCGCTGATCGGCGTGGTCGTCGATGCCACGCTGATGCAGCAGATCGAGGATGCGGCCGATGTCCGGCTCGACGAGCGCGCGCTACGGCGTGGCGTCGTCGACGTGCCGGTCACCGCGCGCGAACGCGCGAGCGTCCAGCTCGCGACGCTGCTCGAGCGCGTGCTGTCGGCACCCGATACGTTCGACGCGGCGCGTGCGCAGTCCGAATTGCGCGGCGAAGTCGGCAACGTGCTCGTCGATCTCCTCACGTATCGAATGCCCGGGCCGCCGAACCGTCTCACGCATGCGTGCCACGCCGACATCGTGCGCCGCGTGCACGACTACGTGATCGAGCACCCGGAGGCGCCCGTCGACATCCTGAGCCTGTGCACGCAACTGCGCGTGAGCCGGCGCACGATGCAGAACAGCTTCCAGTCGGTGGTGCAAACCGGCCCGCTGAACTACACGCGCGCGCTGCGCCTCGCGCAGGTGCGGCGCCTGCTGCTCGACACGCGGCAGTCCGACCTGCCGATCAGCGAAGCGGCCGCGCGCTGGGGATTCATCCACCTCGGGCACTTTGCGAACGCCTACAAGGCCCAGTTCGGCGAACTGCCTTCGACGACGGCGCGCCGGACGGTGCGTGGCGCAAAAACGCGCTGA
- a CDS encoding GlxA family transcriptional regulator: MPEDFHFLLLPGFSALGFMSAVEPLRVANRFRTELYRWHVISADGAPVAASNGIPVAAEAACADVAQVDTVFVVAGFDPLVCYDRALADWLRRQNRHGATLGGIDTGSFVLAEAGLFDASQTLTLHWEALAAFRERYPGLNVTQELFEIGERRITCAGGTASIDMMLDLIGRRHGAELAAAISEQFVVSRIRQRSDSQRLEIAARYGVHNRKLIQVIGTMQRHMENPLGSDALAQEISVTRRQLERLFSATLNDTPTHFYLNLRLDRARELLQQTDMSITSVCVACGFESPSHFSRTYRSRFGVSPRSDRRATR, translated from the coding sequence ATGCCAGAGGATTTCCACTTCCTGTTGCTGCCCGGCTTCTCCGCGCTCGGCTTCATGTCCGCGGTCGAACCGTTGCGCGTCGCGAACCGGTTCCGCACCGAGCTGTACCGCTGGCACGTGATCAGCGCGGACGGCGCGCCCGTCGCCGCGAGCAACGGCATCCCGGTCGCGGCCGAAGCCGCGTGCGCGGACGTCGCGCAGGTCGACACGGTGTTCGTGGTAGCCGGCTTCGATCCGCTCGTGTGCTACGACCGCGCGCTCGCCGACTGGCTGCGCCGCCAGAATCGCCATGGCGCGACGCTCGGCGGCATCGACACCGGCAGCTTCGTGCTCGCGGAAGCCGGGCTGTTCGACGCATCGCAAACGCTCACGCTGCACTGGGAAGCGCTTGCCGCGTTCCGTGAACGCTACCCGGGGCTGAACGTGACGCAGGAGCTGTTCGAGATCGGCGAGCGGCGCATCACCTGCGCGGGCGGCACCGCGTCGATCGACATGATGCTCGACCTGATCGGCCGACGGCATGGCGCCGAACTCGCGGCGGCGATCTCCGAGCAGTTCGTCGTCAGCCGCATCCGGCAGCGGTCGGACAGCCAGCGGCTCGAGATCGCCGCGCGCTACGGCGTGCACAACCGCAAGCTGATCCAGGTGATCGGCACGATGCAGCGGCACATGGAGAACCCGCTCGGCTCCGACGCACTCGCGCAGGAAATATCGGTCACGCGGCGCCAGCTCGAACGGCTGTTCAGCGCGACACTGAACGACACGCCGACGCACTTCTACCTGAATCTGCGCCTCGACCGTGCGCGCGAGTTGCTGCAGCAGACCGACATGAGCATCACGTCGGTGTGCGTCGCGTGCGGCTTCGAATCGCCGTCGCATTTCTCGCGCACGTACCGCTCGCGCTTCGGCGTGAGCCCGCGCAGCGACCGCCGCGCGACGCGCTGA
- a CDS encoding M36 family metallopeptidase: MQTSRKALPIALGLALGFGIVGGSAADSKVGNPQASSLRESLTRGVASAPAAARTDTAAGQFRADGVAVTLYNPAYHAKKAAATPAATARDFVASQATQLGLDAAALASLVVTSERNDADFTVVRFQQQAAGLPVYGSEIAVTVAKDGRILYVASNTISGVIATARKAQAVDQQQALDRARAYLGVSGFTNLDAQLVAFVDKAGTHTAWKVRGRPQDGPKGDWELLIDAGSGEVLRAEDKAFYATDGTGFVFRPDPLSSTKSSYGSTGYKDNNDVDSTQLTAARVRVTLKELALSGSRYTLSGPYASCVDFDAPRDGACPAQATPTFEFTRGNLYFEAVNVYYHIDTFLRYVNQTLGIKALPYQYTGGVQYDPHGESGDDNSSYSSSSGRLTFGQGGVDDAEDADVVIHELGHGIHDWVTNGGLSQQEGLSEGTGDYLAAAYSRDFNQWSPSDAQYHWVYNWDGHNEYWAGRVTNWNVGRTYAQARGAEIHTAGQYWASCNLVARDAIGAQAMDKAFLKGLSMTNSSTNQKAAAQAVLTAAAALGYSSAQLTAIGDAYNKSCTYGVTVPQKS, from the coding sequence ATGCAGACATCACGCAAAGCATTGCCGATCGCCCTGGGTCTCGCGCTCGGTTTCGGCATCGTCGGCGGCAGCGCGGCCGATTCCAAGGTCGGGAACCCGCAGGCGTCGAGCCTGCGCGAAAGCCTGACACGCGGCGTCGCGTCGGCGCCGGCCGCGGCCAGGACCGATACGGCCGCCGGCCAGTTCCGCGCCGACGGCGTCGCCGTCACGCTGTACAACCCCGCGTACCACGCGAAGAAGGCGGCCGCCACGCCCGCCGCCACCGCGCGCGATTTCGTCGCATCGCAGGCGACGCAGCTCGGGCTCGACGCGGCCGCGCTGGCGAGCCTCGTGGTGACGTCGGAACGCAACGACGCCGACTTCACCGTCGTGCGCTTCCAGCAGCAGGCGGCCGGGCTGCCCGTATACGGCAGCGAGATCGCGGTGACCGTCGCGAAGGACGGCCGCATCCTGTACGTCGCAAGCAACACGATCAGCGGCGTGATCGCCACCGCGCGCAAGGCACAGGCGGTCGACCAGCAGCAGGCGCTCGACCGTGCGCGCGCGTATCTCGGCGTAAGCGGCTTCACCAACCTCGATGCGCAACTCGTCGCGTTCGTCGACAAGGCCGGCACGCATACCGCGTGGAAGGTGCGCGGCCGCCCGCAGGACGGCCCCAAGGGCGACTGGGAATTGCTGATCGACGCGGGCAGCGGCGAAGTGCTGCGCGCCGAGGACAAGGCGTTCTATGCGACCGACGGCACCGGCTTCGTGTTCCGGCCGGATCCGCTGTCGTCGACGAAAAGCAGCTACGGCAGCACGGGCTACAAGGACAACAACGACGTCGATTCCACGCAGCTCACGGCCGCGCGCGTGCGCGTGACGCTGAAGGAGCTCGCGCTGTCGGGCTCGCGCTACACGCTGTCGGGGCCGTATGCGTCGTGCGTCGATTTCGATGCGCCGCGCGACGGCGCGTGTCCTGCGCAGGCGACGCCGACGTTCGAATTCACGCGCGGCAACCTGTATTTCGAAGCGGTGAACGTGTACTACCACATCGACACGTTCCTGCGCTACGTGAACCAGACGCTTGGCATCAAGGCGCTGCCGTACCAGTACACGGGCGGCGTGCAGTACGACCCGCACGGCGAATCGGGCGACGACAACTCGTCGTACTCGTCGAGCAGCGGCCGGTTGACCTTCGGTCAGGGCGGCGTCGACGACGCGGAAGATGCGGACGTCGTGATCCACGAGCTCGGCCACGGCATCCACGACTGGGTGACCAACGGCGGCCTGTCGCAACAGGAAGGGCTGTCGGAAGGCACCGGCGATTATCTCGCCGCCGCGTACAGCCGCGACTTCAATCAGTGGAGCCCGTCGGACGCGCAGTATCACTGGGTCTACAACTGGGACGGCCACAACGAATACTGGGCCGGCCGCGTGACGAACTGGAACGTCGGGCGCACCTACGCGCAAGCGCGCGGCGCGGAGATCCACACGGCCGGCCAGTACTGGGCGTCGTGCAACCTCGTCGCGCGCGATGCGATCGGCGCGCAGGCGATGGACAAGGCGTTCCTGAAAGGGCTGTCGATGACCAACAGCTCGACGAACCAGAAGGCCGCCGCACAGGCCGTGCTGACGGCCGCGGCCGCGCTCGGCTACAGCAGCGCGCAGCTCACGGCGATCGGCGACGCGTACAACAAGAGCTGCACGTACGGCGTGACCGTGCCGCAGAAGTCGTAA